GAAATCACCACCCGCCACGCCGAACCCATCCGCCGCCATCTCCCCCCCGGCCTGGTCAAACACCGCCCCGGCTACGCCCTCGACCGCTGCCTGGACGATCCCGACCGCGCCCTGCTCCATCTGCTCGCCGGCAGCGAAGGCACCCTCGCCGGCATCTTCACCGCCGAGCTGCGCGTCGTCCCCCTCCCCCGCGAAAAAGGCCTTGCCGTCCTCTTCTTTCCCTCCGTCCCCGAGGCCCTCCAGGCCACCGTCGCCCTCCTGGACCTGCAGCCCGTGGCCATCGAGCACGTGGACCGCATCCTCTTTGACCAAACCCGCGGCCAGCGCGCCTTCCAGGCCGCCCGCGACCTCCTCGGCCTCGACGCCCAACCCGCCGAAGCCCTCCTCCTGGTGGAGTTCTACGAGGACGTCACCGACCGCCTCCACGCCGTCGCCCAACGCCACCTCGGCCTGCGCACCCTCCTCCTCCGGCAGGAACTTGAAATGAACCTCGTCTGGGGCCTCCGCAAAGCCGGCCTCTCCCTCCTCACCGGCATGGCCGGCCCCGCCAAACCCGCCACCTGCATTGAAGATGTGGCGGTCCACCCGGCGCAACTGCCCGCCTACCACGCCGCCGTCAGCGGCCTCCTCCACAAGCTGGGCGTCTCCGCCTGCTTCTACGGCCACGCCGCCAGCGGCCTCCTCCACATCCGCCCCGTCCTCGATTTGCACACCCCCGAGGGCCTCCGCCTCCTCCGCCTCATCAGCGATGAAGTCTCCGCCATCTGCCGCGAGTTCAACGGCTCCCTCGCCGCCGAGCACGGCGTGGGCATCGCCCGCACCGAATACCTCCCCCACCACCTCGGCCCGCACCTCATGGAAGCCTGCGCCGAAATTAAACGCCTCTTTGACCCACGCCACCACCTCAACCCCGGCAAAATCATCCCCGACGGACGCTTCCGCGTGGATACCCGCCTCCGCACCTCCCCCGCCGCCCCGCTCACCCTCCCCTTCTCCCCGCGCCTGGCCTTCGCCGCGCGCGACGGCTCCTTCCTCGCCAACCTGGAGCAATGCAACGGTTGCGGCGGCTGCCTCAAAACCGCCCCCACCATGTGCCCCACCTTCATCGCCCCCGGCGACGAGGCCCTCTCCACTCGCGGCCGCGCCAACACCCTCCGCGCCGCCCTCGCCGGCAAGCTCGGCCCCCGCGGCCCCGCCGTCCTCTCCCTCGCCGAACTCGAATACACCCTCGGCACCTGCCTCGCCTGCAAGGCCTGCCAGACCGAGTGCCCCTCCAACGTCAATCTCGCCCTCCTCAAGGCCGAAATCCTCCAGGCCCGCCATGACCGCCACGGCCTGCCGCTGAGCGCCCGCCTCATCAGCCACACCGACACCCTCGGCCGCCTGGGCTGCCTCGCCCCGCGCCTGGCCAACGCCCTCCTCCACGCCGCCCCCGTCCGCCGCCTCCTCCAGCGCTTCCTCGGCTTCTCCGCCCAGCGCCTGCTGCCGCCTTTCGCCCCGCAACGCTTCGATGCCTGGCTGGACCGCCGCGCCCCCTGGCCCGCCCCCGCCCCCCGCGGACGCCTCCTCCTCTGGGACGATTGCTTCACCCGCTACCACCAACCCCACATCGGCCAGGCCGCCGTCCAGGTGTTGGAAGCCGCCGGCTTCGAAGTCCTCCGCCTGCCCCAGCGCGTCTGCTGCGGACGCCCCGCCTTCAGCCAGGGTAACCTCACCGAAGCCGCCCGCCTGGGCCGCCACAATCTCGCCCTCCTCGCCGCCCAACCAGAGCCGCTCCCCCTCCTGTTTCTGGAGCCTTCCTGCTGGGCCATGTTTGCCGAGGACTACCGCGAACTCCATCTGCCCCACGCCGGGGAAATCGCCGCCCGCTGCCACCTCTTCAGCGCCTTTGTGGACGACCTCCTCTGCCGCGAACCCGCCGCCCTCCCCCTCCAACCGCAACCCCGCCCCGTGGCCTTGCATGCCCACTGCCACGCCAAAGCCTTGCTGGCCTCTGCCTATCTGCCCCGCCTCGCCGCCCGCGTGCCCCAAAGCGCCGCCCGCTTGCTCGACACCGGCTGCTGCGGCATGGCTGGCGCTTTCGGCTACCAGCACGCCCACTACACCCTCTCCCTCCAGGTGGCCCGCCCCCTCGTGGACCAACTCAACGCCCTGCCCCCGGACGCCGTCGTCATTGCCGAAGGCGCCAGTTGCCGCCAGCAAATGGAACACCTCACCCCGCGCCGCCCCCTCCACATGGCCGAATGGCTCGCCGCCGCCCTCCCCCCTCACCTCCGCCGCTTTTAAA
The DNA window shown above is from Verrucomicrobiia bacterium and carries:
- a CDS encoding heterodisulfide reductase-related iron-sulfur binding cluster translates to MCPTFIAPGDEALSTRGRANTLRAALAGKLGPRGPAVLSLAELEYTLGTCLACKACQTECPSNVNLALLKAEILQARHDRHGLPLSARLISHTDTLGRLGCLAPRLANALLHAAPVRRLLQRFLGFSAQRLLPPFAPQRFDAWLDRRAPWPAPAPRGRLLLWDDCFTRYHQPHIGQAAVQVLEAAGFEVLRLPQRVCCGRPAFSQGNLTEAARLGRHNLALLAAQPEPLPLLFLEPSCWAMFAEDYRELHLPHAGEIAARCHLFSAFVDDLLCREPAALPLQPQPRPVALHAHCHAKALLASAYLPRLAARVPQSAARLLDTGCCGMAGAFGYQHAHYTLSLQVARPLVDQLNALPPDAVVIAEGASCRQQMEHLTPRRPLHMAEWLAAALPPHLRRF